One region of Salvia miltiorrhiza cultivar Shanhuang (shh) chromosome 3, IMPLAD_Smil_shh, whole genome shotgun sequence genomic DNA includes:
- the LOC131018481 gene encoding uncharacterized protein LOC131018481, whose amino-acid sequence MLPRKYASGSQKRNKRKRIDEVIKTQKGAIHKFLIPSSSSSVKEVDLIENEEVDATIENENENENENENENENENENEIEIENENENENKNENEKLHIEIDDVALNIFDPRTWDNIDNKTRDILIEKSPLREYNLTFPVDELGRHFAYSHYTRNLPNGDNQDRKWLVYSKDVNKVYCFCCKLFKSCQSKSLLANEGLNDWKHIHDRLKTHENGVEHINNMRTWIDLHIRLKRNQTIDRDLQLHIKKEKEHWKQVLVRIIVVVKCLATRNLAFRGDNEKIYQNNNGNFLGLLELIAEFDLVMKEHLRRVQNKEIHYHYLIHKIQNELISTLASKVKNDIVKKIKEAKYYSVTTRKTLIDDA is encoded by the coding sequence ATGTTGCCTAGAAAATATGCATCGGGTagtcaaaaaagaaataaaagaaaacgaaTTGATGAGGTGATTAAAACCCAAAAAGGAGCCATTCATAAGTTTCTTATACCTAGTTCTAGTTCTTCGGTGAAAGAAGTTGATTTGATTGAAAATGAAGAGGTTGATGCTACTATTGAaaatgagaatgagaatgagaatgagaatgagaatgagaatgagaatgagaatgagaatgagattgagattgagaatgagaatgagaatgagaataAGAATGAGAATGAGAAATTGCATATAGAAATTGATGATGTTGCTTTGAATATATTTGATCCAAGAACTTGGGATAATATTGATAATAAAACTAGAGATATCTTGATAGAGAAAAGTCCCCTAAGAGAGTACAATCTCACATTCCCCGTAGATGAACTTGGTAGACATTTTGCATATTCTCATTACACTAGAAATTTACCAAATGGTGACAATCAAGATAGAAAATGGCTAGTGTATTCAAAAGATGTGAATAAAGTATATTGCTTTTgttgtaaattatttaaatcaTGTCAAAGTAAAAGTTTGTTGGCAAATGAAGGATTGAACGATTGGAAACATATACATGATAGACTCAAAACACATGAGAATGGTGTCGAGCATATTAATAATATGAGAACTTGGATTGATTTGCATATTAGATTGAAACGCAATCAAACAATTGATAGAGATTTACAATTGCACATTAAGAAAGAGAAAGAACATTGGAAACAAGTTTTAGTTAGAATTATTGTTGTTGTGAAATGTCTTGCTACACGTAATTTGGCTTTTCGTGGGGATAATGAGAAAATTTACCAAAATAATAATGGTAATTTTTTGGGTTTACTTGAACTAATTGCAGAATTTGATTTGGTAATGAAAGAGCACTTAAGACGTgtccaaaataaagaaattcactATCATTACCTTATTCATAAGATTCAAAATGAGTTGATTTCAACATTA